Within the Clostridium scatologenes genome, the region GCTTTTTTAAATAAGTATATTCTGTCTAATGATTATCAACATTATCGAAACATGTGAGTACTAAATCATTTAGTTTATTAAGGTCAGTGTGGGAGTCAATATAGATTCTTGATTCACCAATACCTTTTGGAGCCTGCTCTACTTTAAAACCAACTGCAATTTCTTGTGCTTTTTCCACAGGTAATTTAGTCATTATATTTTTATTAGTAATATCGAGTTGGACTCTAACAAACCATTTAGTTGTATTTTGATTATAAATTGAAAAATAACTGGTAGTATCTTTATAATTTAGATTTTCTATACATTTATTTGAAGATTCAAGAATAGACTTAATTATCTCAAAAGATTCTAATTCTTCTTTAGTAGTTTCGATTTGTTTCTTTTTATGTTCTGTAGAATCATTAGTTGTATTATTAGCTATATTTTCATTTTTAGAATTCTTAAGTTCATCTTCTGCAATATCGGCAGCTGATTCTTGGAGGAAAAGACCTTTATTAACAATATCTAATACAGCATTTGAGATAGCTTTTCTTACTATAGGCCTGAATCTTTCAATTACGTTATTTGTTACTCTTATATTACTAAAATCTTTTATTAAAAATCTTATAAATTCATCATTTGGATTTTTAAATAAATCTTTTAAAGTAGTGTTTAGAGCTGATGCATATACAAGTTCTTCAGCATATTTAACTAAATAGTCAGTATCGAAAATATCTTTTTTAAATTTTGATAAATTTTCTATATCAGTATCGTTTATGTTAGTTATATCTACTATTAAAAATGGATCATCATCCATTATATTATCAGCAGTTAGATCGGTGAAAAATTTATATTGAATTCCATTTGTCAGTATACCTAACTTCACTTCTGGAACAGCATTAAAGTATCTAGAAAGTTGAGCATCATGATTTGCAAGGTTTTCATCTACGGATTTTGCTTCTAAAAATGCTATAGGAATGTTTTCTTTAAAAAGAGCATAGTCAACTTTTTCACCTTTTTTCTTACCAAAGTCTGCAATATATTCAGGACGTACTTCTAATGGATTGAATACATCAAAACCTAAGATTTGAAGAAAAGGTATGATAAGTGCTTGCTTTGTCATTTCTTCATTAGTTATATGTATCTTCCTTTCACTAACTTGTAAAGATAATTTTTGTAAATCTTCTTTAAATGCCATTATAAAACCTCCAATGTTTAAAATTTTAGCAATTAATTTAAAGTTCTACAAATATATAAAAAATCCTTTAAATTTTATATTTAAAGGATAATATTGTCTTATAAAAATGTATAAGAAAAAACACCCTTAATTAAGAGTGCCTTTTTTATTTTTACGTTTTGTATAATTTATGTCGTCTTTAATCAAGCTACCCATACTAACTTTAAGAGCTTTTGAAATCTTCTCAAGAGTATATAAGCTGGGTATTTTTGAACCTTTTTCAATTAGACTTATATAACTTTCACTTAGCATTGCTAATTCGGCTAATTGTTTTTGAGTCATTTTCTGTCTAAGTCTATATTTTTTAACTAGCAGCTTGAATATAATCACCCACTTTAATGCGTTAGATTGATTGCTTAATACATTGTATCAACAAATATTACAAAATTCTACAAGAAAATTCCGGAAAATAAAGGGTGAAAAAAGTCAAAACATAACATATAAAAAAGAAATTTTCGATAAATTAGTAAACGTTTTTACAAAAAATGAAGCATTTTTTGACAGTTTATACCATAACTTTACTGCCAGTAAAGTTTTCTGAGCTTATTCGCGAAAAACGTCTATAAGTTTTTTTGAAATTCATAAAATATGGGAATATAATATTAATCGTAAGAGAAGATGGGACAAAAACTATAGCAATTAATAGGAGCTGGTATTTTAACAAAATGTAACATTAAAAATAAAAAAAATAGCTCCATTAATTAAGAGCTATTTATACTTCTTTTTTATGGGTGCATATAATTTTTTAAAAGAAACTTTTAGGTTTGTCCTACACAAAAGGTAGTCCAAGGTTACATCATAATAATTTGCAATTTTCACCAGTAAAACAAAATCGGGTTCTCGTATACCTTGTTCATAATTAGCTAATGTAGCTCGTGTTATGTTTAAAGCCTGAGCGACTTCTAATTGAGTTAAATCATGGTCTTCACGTAAACCTTTTAGACGTTCTTTAAAAGTCATCTCAAAAAACATTGCAATCACCTCAAAGAAAAATGATAACATGGAAAATTTAAGGAATAAAAAAAGAGACACAGATTGTGTCTTAAAAATTAAAGGGGATGAATTTATAATGAAAGAGAGAGAAGTGATATTTTATAAATTGTTGTTAAATTTAAAAAAGCATAAAAATAAAAAAATAAACATAATTCAGCAATAATCTTAATAAGCATGTTTATTTTTAATTACTTATTATGTTATAATACAGTGTGAATTTAATACTAATCGGAGGTATACTAATGGAAAATAATATAGAAAATAAATCAGGAAAGAAAAAATTCTTTATTTCTACATACGGTTGTCAGATGAATGAAGAGGATTCCGAAAAATTATCTGGCATGTTAAAAAAAATCGGTTATGAAAGAACTGAAGTAAAACAAGATTCTGATTTAATAATATTTAATACTTGCTGTGTAAGAGAAAATGCTGAATTAAAGGTGTATGGAAATCTTGGTGCACTAAAAAAGCTTAAGGATAAAAAGCCTGATTTGATAATAGCAATATGTGGATGTATGATGCAGCAGGAAGGAATGGCAAAAGATATAGTAAAAAGATTTCCATTTGTTGATATCATATTTGGAACTCACAATGCATATAAATTCCCAGAATATTTGAATAGAGTAAAGCAAGAAGGAAAGTCCATAATTGAAATTCAAAATAAGGAAGATGGCATTGTTGAAGGACTTCCAATAGACAGAAAAAGCGATGTTAAAGCTTTTGTTACAATAATGTATGGATGCAACAATTTTTGCACTTATTGTATAGTTCCTTATGTAAGAGGTAGAGAGAGAAGCAGAAAACCAGAAGATATCGAAAATGAAATAAAAGATTTAATATCAAAAGGTTATAAAGAAATCACTTTACTTGGACAAAACGTTAATTCCTATGGTAAGGATTTAGAGCCTAACGTAAGCTTTGCAAATCTTTTAAGAAGAATAAATGAAATAGGAGGATTAGAAAGAATTAAATTTATGACTCCTCATCCTAAAGATTTTACACAGGATGTACTAGATGCTATTGCAGAATGTGAAAATGTGTGTGAACAAGTGCATTTACCTGTACAATCAGGGTCAAGTAGCATATTAAAAAAGATGAATAGACATTACACAAAAGAACAGTATATTGATTTAGTACGCAGAATAAGAGAAACGATACCTGATGTAGCTATAACTACAGATATTATAGTAGGTTTCCCAGGAGAAACAGAAGAAGATTTTGAAGAAACTTTAAGTTTAGCAAGGGAAGTACAATATGATTCTGCATTTACATTTATATACTCAAGAAGAAAAGGAACCCCTGCAGATGAAATGGAAGAACAAATAGATGAAAATGTAAAGCATGAAAGATTTAA harbors:
- a CDS encoding helix-turn-helix domain-containing protein encodes the protein MFFEMTFKERLKGLREDHDLTQLEVAQALNITRATLANYEQGIREPDFVLLVKIANYYDVTLDYLLCRTNLKVSFKKLYAPIKKKYK
- a CDS encoding type I restriction endonuclease → MAFKEDLQKLSLQVSERKIHITNEEMTKQALIIPFLQILGFDVFNPLEVRPEYIADFGKKKGEKVDYALFKENIPIAFLEAKSVDENLANHDAQLSRYFNAVPEVKLGILTNGIQYKFFTDLTADNIMDDDPFLIVDITNINDTDIENLSKFKKDIFDTDYLVKYAEELVYASALNTTLKDLFKNPNDEFIRFLIKDFSNIRVTNNVIERFRPIVRKAISNAVLDIVNKGLFLQESAADIAEDELKNSKNENIANNTTNDSTEHKKKQIETTKEELESFEIIKSILESSNKCIENLNYKDTTSYFSIYNQNTTKWFVRVQLDITNKNIMTKLPVEKAQEIAVGFKVEQAPKGIGESRIYIDSHTDLNKLNDLVLTCFDNVDNH
- the miaB gene encoding tRNA (N6-isopentenyl adenosine(37)-C2)-methylthiotransferase MiaB encodes the protein MENNIENKSGKKKFFISTYGCQMNEEDSEKLSGMLKKIGYERTEVKQDSDLIIFNTCCVRENAELKVYGNLGALKKLKDKKPDLIIAICGCMMQQEGMAKDIVKRFPFVDIIFGTHNAYKFPEYLNRVKQEGKSIIEIQNKEDGIVEGLPIDRKSDVKAFVTIMYGCNNFCTYCIVPYVRGRERSRKPEDIENEIKDLISKGYKEITLLGQNVNSYGKDLEPNVSFANLLRRINEIGGLERIKFMTPHPKDFTQDVLDAIAECENVCEQVHLPVQSGSSSILKKMNRHYTKEQYIDLVRRIRETIPDVAITTDIIVGFPGETEEDFEETLSLAREVQYDSAFTFIYSRRKGTPADEMEEQIDENVKHERFNRLVEIINASSAKNNKKYEGRIEEILVEDLSKNDDTKLTGRTRTGKLVNFPGSKDNIGKLAKVKIVKANSFSLIGEEI
- a CDS encoding helix-turn-helix domain-containing protein, with translation MIIFKLLVKKYRLRQKMTQKQLAELAMLSESYISLIEKGSKIPSLYTLEKISKALKVSMGSLIKDDINYTKRKNKKGTLN